A genome region from Candidatus Binataceae bacterium includes the following:
- a CDS encoding alpha-1,4-glucan--maltose-1-phosphate maltosyltransferase, protein MKQQDDEVRDTGISRKRPIPHIIIEAVTPTIDCGRYCVKRVVGESCVVEADIFRDGPAALAAVVKWRRENDSRLTETPMVYVDNDRWRGEFPLLENARYLFLIEAWSRSFVTWRDYFAKKTASGLDVASNLAEGLMLLEGILARAKGPDKDLLSAYVARLRALASPHDAVAVVAATELEDAVARNEERADAVTFECTSVVTAERVRARFGAWYEMFPRSYGARAGEHGTLRGAEARLQYIRDMGFDVVYLAPIHPIGQTQRKGPNNSTVAPPGSPGSPWAIGSPAGGHMAVEPALGTLDDFDHFVAAAARYGLEVALDFAIQCSPDHPWVTEHPLWFDHRPDGSIKYAENPPKQYQDIYPINFDTPEQSALIQELRKVVLFWVAHGVRIFRVDNPHTKPVAFWEWLIANVQKRYPDVIFLGEAFTRPKMMKALAKAGFTQSYTYFTWRNNKQELIEYLSELTSAGMADYFRPNFFTNTPDILPPILQEGGRPAFKSRLILAASLSPTYGIYSGYELCENEALAGTEDYANSEKYEIKARDWNRPDNLRDFIALINSIRRDNPALQHLTNLRFLPTDNDQILFYSKTTPDRSNIILIAVNLDPHNVQICNAEVPAEIVARASGARYQVTDLLTGASYNWGEKNYIRLDPLIEPAHVLRVETS, encoded by the coding sequence ATGAAACAACAGGATGACGAGGTTCGGGATACCGGGATTAGCCGAAAACGGCCAATTCCGCATATCATTATCGAAGCGGTGACTCCAACCATCGATTGCGGGCGTTATTGTGTCAAACGAGTTGTCGGTGAAAGCTGTGTCGTGGAGGCCGACATTTTTCGCGATGGTCCGGCCGCACTCGCCGCCGTCGTCAAGTGGCGCCGCGAGAATGATTCGCGATTAACCGAAACTCCGATGGTCTATGTTGACAACGACCGTTGGCGCGGCGAATTTCCACTTCTTGAAAACGCTCGCTACCTGTTCCTTATCGAGGCTTGGTCGCGTTCTTTCGTCACGTGGCGCGATTACTTCGCAAAAAAAACCGCCAGTGGACTCGATGTCGCCTCCAATCTCGCAGAAGGGCTGATGCTGTTGGAGGGGATTTTGGCGCGCGCCAAGGGTCCTGACAAGGATTTGCTGAGTGCGTATGTCGCGCGCCTGCGTGCGCTTGCGAGTCCGCACGACGCCGTCGCGGTAGTCGCTGCAACTGAACTCGAAGATGCTGTCGCGCGCAATGAGGAGCGTGCAGACGCCGTCACCTTTGAGTGCACATCCGTTGTTACTGCGGAGCGGGTGCGGGCGCGGTTTGGCGCTTGGTACGAAATGTTTCCGCGTTCATACGGGGCGCGCGCCGGGGAGCACGGGACTCTCCGCGGAGCCGAAGCTCGACTCCAATATATTCGCGACATGGGCTTTGATGTGGTTTATCTGGCGCCAATTCATCCGATCGGCCAAACCCAACGCAAGGGACCTAACAACTCTACCGTCGCGCCGCCGGGAAGTCCCGGCAGTCCCTGGGCGATTGGCAGCCCGGCCGGCGGGCACATGGCGGTCGAGCCGGCGCTGGGCACGCTCGATGATTTCGACCACTTCGTCGCGGCCGCAGCGCGCTATGGCCTCGAAGTCGCGCTAGATTTTGCCATTCAATGCTCCCCCGATCATCCTTGGGTTACTGAGCATCCGCTGTGGTTCGATCATCGCCCTGATGGGAGCATCAAGTACGCCGAAAACCCCCCGAAGCAATACCAGGACATCTATCCAATTAACTTTGACACGCCCGAGCAGTCCGCTCTGATCCAGGAACTGCGCAAGGTCGTACTTTTCTGGGTCGCTCACGGCGTGCGAATATTTCGCGTCGATAATCCGCATACGAAGCCGGTCGCTTTCTGGGAATGGTTGATCGCCAACGTCCAGAAGCGCTATCCGGATGTTATTTTTCTGGGCGAAGCTTTTACCCGGCCCAAAATGATGAAGGCGCTGGCCAAGGCCGGTTTTACTCAGTCGTATACATATTTTACCTGGCGTAACAACAAGCAGGAATTAATCGAGTATCTAAGTGAGTTGACCAGCGCTGGTATGGCCGACTATTTTCGACCAAATTTTTTCACCAATACTCCGGATATTCTGCCGCCCATTCTTCAGGAGGGCGGGCGGCCGGCCTTCAAGAGCCGCCTAATACTGGCCGCTTCGCTATCGCCGACATACGGAATATATAGCGGCTACGAATTGTGCGAGAATGAGGCATTAGCAGGCACCGAAGATTACGCCAACTCCGAAAAGTATGAGATTAAGGCGCGAGACTGGAACCGCCCGGACAACCTTCGCGACTTCATCGCGCTGATCAATTCGATCCGGCGTGACAATCCGGCCCTTCAGCACCTGACAAACTTGCGCTTCCTTCCAACTGACAACGATCAGATTCTCTTCTATTCAAAGACCACCCCCGATCGCAGCAATATCATTCTGATAGCGGTCAACCTCGATCCGCACAACGTCCAGATCTGCAACGCGGAGGTTCCGGCCGAGATCGTCGCACGAGCGTCCGGCGCACGTTATCAGGTTACGGATCTGCTCACCGGAGCCAGCTATAATTGGGGTGAAAAGAACTATATCCGACTTGACCCGCTTATCGAGCCTGCGCACGTGCTCCGGGTCGAAACCTCCTAA
- the treS gene encoding maltose alpha-D-glucosyltransferase, which translates to MRPQNGNLHGAGLGADPLWYKDVIIYEVRVRSFFDTGGDGIGDFQGLTAKLDYLQHLGVTALWLLPFYPSPLRDDGYDIADYMNVHPDCGTLHDFRNFLKEAHRRGLYVITELVLNHTSDQHPWFQRARHSPPNSRERNFYVWSDSSDGYPEARIIFQDFELSNWTWDPIAKAYYWHRFYNHQPDLNFDDQAVRREMLKVVDFWLGMGVDGLRLDAVPYLFEREGTGCENLPETHNFLAELRRHVDRKFPNRMLLAEANQWPEDAVSYMAEGKECNMAFHFPLMPRMFMAVRMEDRFPITDIWAQTPAISENCQWALFLRNHDELTLEMVTDEERDYMYRAYSQEGQMRVNLGIRRRLAPLLGNHRRKIELTVGLLFSLPGTPVIYYGDEIGMGDNVFLRDRDGVRTPMQWSGDRNAGFSSANPQRLILPVIIDYEYHYQTVNVEAQESNPHSLLWWMRRIVVLRKQFKAFGRGSIEFLHPANPRIVAYIRRYGDEQILIVANLSRFVQYVELNLEIFKGMAPIELFGRTPFPPIGDLPYLLTLGPHMFLWFSIEPTRTAAPRGLISFQPPTLVMRNSFEGLFNGDSRAKLERVLLDYLPHCRWFRSKARALRAVRIADIIQLPHLESGSVITLVEVTFNDGEAETYVLPLGVAVGDQAKGIRELSHELVIAELGDLEGTGSGEAGVLHDASADPAFATALLESMERRHRFHSNAGEVRTSSTMHYHQLRGAQAPEPRVLRAEQSNTSIVFGDRLILKIFRRLEPGVNPELEIGRFLTERAAFAHTPLIAGSIEYLAPRVEPTTLGVLQGYVPNHGDAWEFTLHELDHYLERVAARPDTASALPPGDLVDWISVDGPEAQVAELVGPYLESARMMGQRVAELHLALSSDSRDPAFAPEPYSALSQRSVYQSMRNLHGRVQRQLLRSLSALPEDILKIAERIPAYESRIIACFEAFRKRRITAVRMRTHGDLHLGQLLNTGKDFIIIDFEGEPAISLAERRRKHSALRDVAGMLRSFSYAAFAAVTAEVEHGTLGVVEPEQMTTWAQLWQSWASWAFLKEYVKVAGQSSFMPKTSDELRTLLNAFQMEKAVYELGYELNNRPDWIRAPLSGIEQIIATQKAGLND; encoded by the coding sequence ATGAGACCACAGAACGGCAATCTTCATGGAGCCGGCCTGGGCGCCGATCCCCTTTGGTACAAGGACGTGATCATCTATGAAGTCCGCGTCCGTTCATTTTTCGATACCGGCGGTGACGGAATCGGCGACTTTCAGGGTTTGACCGCAAAGCTCGATTACTTACAGCACTTGGGCGTAACAGCTCTGTGGTTGCTGCCTTTTTATCCGTCGCCGTTGCGCGATGACGGATACGACATTGCCGACTACATGAACGTGCATCCGGACTGCGGGACGCTGCATGATTTTCGCAATTTTCTCAAGGAAGCGCATCGCCGCGGCCTTTATGTCATCACGGAGCTGGTGCTCAACCACACTTCGGATCAGCATCCGTGGTTTCAGCGTGCACGACACTCGCCGCCAAACAGCCGCGAGCGCAATTTCTACGTCTGGAGCGATAGTTCGGACGGCTATCCCGAGGCGCGAATAATTTTTCAGGACTTCGAGCTTTCAAACTGGACTTGGGATCCGATCGCCAAAGCCTACTATTGGCACCGATTTTACAATCATCAGCCCGATCTGAACTTCGACGATCAGGCCGTGCGCAGAGAGATGCTTAAGGTCGTGGACTTCTGGCTTGGAATGGGCGTCGACGGATTGCGACTGGACGCGGTTCCTTATCTTTTTGAGCGTGAGGGCACCGGCTGCGAGAACCTGCCCGAGACCCATAACTTTCTCGCCGAACTGCGCCGGCACGTCGACCGCAAATTTCCGAACCGGATGCTGCTGGCAGAGGCCAATCAATGGCCCGAGGATGCCGTCTCATACATGGCGGAGGGCAAGGAATGCAATATGGCATTCCATTTTCCGCTGATGCCGCGGATGTTTATGGCAGTCCGGATGGAGGATCGCTTTCCGATCACCGATATCTGGGCACAAACGCCGGCGATCAGTGAGAATTGCCAATGGGCGCTATTCCTGCGCAACCATGACGAACTCACGCTCGAGATGGTCACCGACGAAGAGCGTGACTACATGTATCGCGCCTACTCGCAGGAAGGCCAGATGCGCGTCAACCTGGGCATTCGCCGTCGGCTCGCGCCGCTGCTCGGCAATCACCGCCGGAAAATCGAACTCACCGTTGGTTTGCTCTTCTCACTGCCGGGCACCCCCGTGATCTACTATGGGGATGAAATTGGCATGGGCGATAATGTCTTTCTCCGTGATCGTGACGGTGTGCGCACCCCGATGCAGTGGTCGGGGGATCGCAACGCCGGATTCTCCAGCGCCAATCCTCAACGCCTGATTTTACCGGTGATTATAGACTACGAATACCATTACCAGACCGTGAATGTCGAAGCCCAGGAAAGCAATCCGCATTCTCTCTTGTGGTGGATGCGGCGTATAGTCGTACTGCGAAAGCAGTTTAAAGCCTTTGGCCGCGGCTCGATCGAGTTTCTCCATCCAGCCAACCCGCGCATCGTCGCCTACATACGTCGGTATGGCGACGAACAAATCTTAATCGTGGCGAATCTGTCGCGCTTCGTGCAATACGTTGAACTGAATCTGGAAATCTTCAAGGGCATGGCGCCGATCGAGTTGTTCGGGCGCACTCCATTTCCGCCAATCGGCGACCTTCCATACCTTCTAACTCTTGGGCCGCATATGTTTCTGTGGTTCTCGATCGAGCCGACGCGAACTGCAGCTCCGAGGGGGTTGATTAGCTTCCAGCCGCCGACTCTTGTGATGCGTAACTCGTTCGAAGGACTCTTCAATGGCGATTCACGCGCGAAGCTCGAGCGTGTTCTCCTTGACTATCTCCCGCATTGCCGATGGTTTCGCAGCAAAGCGCGTGCGCTGCGGGCGGTGCGGATTGCTGACATCATCCAGTTACCTCATCTGGAGAGCGGCAGCGTGATCACTCTAGTCGAAGTAACATTCAACGACGGCGAAGCTGAAACTTACGTTTTGCCACTGGGCGTGGCGGTAGGTGATCAAGCTAAGGGGATTCGGGAACTCTCGCACGAATTGGTGATCGCCGAGTTAGGCGACTTGGAAGGAACTGGCAGCGGCGAGGCCGGTGTTCTTCACGACGCCTCTGCTGATCCGGCGTTCGCCACGGCTCTGCTCGAAAGCATGGAACGCCGCCATCGGTTCCACAGTAATGCCGGCGAAGTTCGAACGTCCTCGACTATGCACTACCACCAGTTGCGCGGCGCGCAAGCTCCCGAGCCGCGTGTGTTGCGAGCTGAGCAGAGCAACACATCGATTGTCTTCGGAGACCGGCTAATCCTTAAAATCTTCCGCCGGCTCGAGCCGGGCGTCAATCCTGAGCTTGAGATAGGTCGTTTCCTGACCGAACGGGCCGCCTTTGCGCACACGCCTCTGATTGCCGGGTCTATCGAATATCTGGCCCCGCGGGTTGAACCGACAACGCTGGGTGTCTTGCAAGGGTATGTGCCGAATCACGGCGATGCCTGGGAATTTACCTTGCACGAACTGGATCACTATCTGGAGCGCGTAGCAGCGCGGCCTGATACGGCCTCTGCGCTCCCACCAGGAGACCTTGTCGATTGGATCAGCGTTGATGGCCCGGAGGCGCAGGTCGCCGAGTTGGTCGGGCCTTATCTCGAATCCGCTCGCATGATGGGGCAGCGTGTCGCCGAACTCCATCTGGCGCTGTCGTCGGATTCGCGAGATCCTGCCTTCGCGCCTGAACCTTATTCGGCCCTCTCCCAGCGCTCGGTCTACCAGTCGATGCGCAATCTGCATGGCAGAGTGCAGCGTCAACTGCTTCGCAGTCTGAGCGCATTGCCTGAGGATATTCTTAAGATCGCCGAACGAATTCCCGCATATGAATCCCGCATCATTGCTTGCTTCGAGGCTTTCCGGAAACGCCGCATCACTGCCGTTCGCATGCGCACCCACGGCGATCTGCATCTTGGCCAACTTCTCAATACCGGCAAGGACTTTATAATCATTGACTTCGAGGGTGAACCTGCAATTTCGCTCGCCGAGCGGCGGCGCAAACATTCCGCGTTGCGCGACGTCGCCGGGATGCTGCGATCGTTTTCATATGCTGCTTTTGCTGCGGTGACGGCGGAGGTCGAGCACGGAACGCTGGGCGTGGTCGAACCCGAGCAGATGACGACATGGGCGCAACTCTGGCAAAGTTGGGCGTCGTGGGCATTTCTCAAGGAATACGTAAAGGTTGCTGGACAGTCGTCGTTTATGCCCAAGACCAGCGATGAGCTACGAACTTTACTTAACGCCTTTCAGATGGAGAAGGCGGTTTACGAATTGGGCTACGAACTGAATAATCGGCCCGATTGGATCCGTGCGCCATTGAGCGGTATTGAACAGATAATCGCTACGCAGAAGGCCGGTCTGAATGACTAA
- the glgB gene encoding 1,4-alpha-glucan branching protein GlgB produces the protein MSKLTAKKVTTDAKGGLAGKAFDADRIYGVSHDELVRLIALRHTDPHSILGAHPTDRGVIVRAFRPDAVSVVIITDDGDRYPMVARGDSLFDLLRADRREVFTHRLEIQPAAGEPFILREPYGFLPTISEFDLHLWSEGSYERAWESMGAHACTINGVAGVAFAVWAPAAAGVSVIGDFNGWDGRLDLMRELGNSGVWEIFIPDFPVGGLYKFEVRTHAGAILLKTDPFATATQTPPLTASVVNRPSTPFTDDGWLAIRAHRDALASPMSIYEVHLGSWRRVPEEDNRPLTYRELAAELGDYVSAMGFTHVELMPVMEHPFGGSWGYQVTGYFAPTARYGTPDDFRYLVNELHRRGIGVILDWVPAHFPTDDWSLGRFDGTALYEHLDPRLGHHPEWNTYVFNFGRNEVRSFLLSSANYWLSEFHVDGLRVDAVSSMLYLDYARSAGEWLPNAYGGRENLAAVSFLRMLNERLYARHPGIVMIAEESTAWPAVSRPLYVGGLGFGFKWDMGWMHDTLEYFSKDPIYRRFHHRELTFGLLYSWSENFVLPLSHDEVVYGKRSLLAKMPGSRWERFANLRALFGYLWARSGKKVLFMGGELGQWNEWNHDASLDWHLLDGDGTEHHGVQNLVRDLNRLYRAEPALYEADCMPAGFQWIDANNSDENVIAFVRIAPSSGRKVICVCNFSPMVRAGYRVGVPSAGYYREILNTDSEVYGGGNRGNAGGLSADALPWHGLPYSLTLVLPPLAVLWFEAPTN, from the coding sequence ATGAGTAAACTCACAGCGAAGAAGGTTACCACCGACGCCAAAGGGGGGCTTGCTGGCAAGGCGTTCGACGCCGATAGGATCTATGGCGTCTCGCACGACGAACTTGTACGCCTAATCGCATTGCGTCATACCGACCCGCATTCGATTCTCGGTGCACACCCGACCGACCGCGGCGTAATTGTGCGCGCCTTTCGTCCCGATGCGGTAAGCGTCGTCATTATCACTGACGACGGCGATCGCTATCCGATGGTCGCTCGTGGTGACAGTCTGTTTGACCTGCTGCGCGCCGATCGCCGAGAGGTCTTTACGCACCGTCTGGAGATTCAGCCGGCGGCTGGCGAGCCTTTTATTTTGCGCGAGCCATATGGCTTCCTGCCTACGATCAGCGAGTTTGATCTGCATCTCTGGTCCGAGGGCAGCTACGAGCGCGCGTGGGAGAGCATGGGCGCCCACGCGTGTACGATCAACGGCGTTGCGGGGGTTGCCTTTGCTGTCTGGGCGCCGGCCGCGGCTGGCGTCAGCGTGATCGGTGATTTCAACGGGTGGGACGGCCGCCTCGACCTGATGCGTGAGCTGGGCAACTCCGGTGTCTGGGAAATCTTCATCCCGGATTTTCCCGTCGGCGGCCTCTACAAGTTCGAGGTTCGCACGCACGCCGGCGCCATTCTCCTCAAGACCGATCCGTTTGCGACTGCGACTCAGACTCCGCCGCTAACCGCATCGGTAGTGAATCGTCCCTCGACGCCCTTCACCGACGACGGCTGGCTTGCAATCCGCGCGCATCGCGACGCCCTCGCTAGCCCGATGTCGATCTATGAGGTTCATCTAGGCTCATGGCGACGCGTTCCCGAGGAGGACAATCGCCCACTTACCTACCGCGAGTTGGCGGCTGAGCTCGGCGACTACGTCAGCGCGATGGGCTTTACGCACGTCGAACTGATGCCGGTGATGGAGCATCCATTCGGTGGCTCCTGGGGCTATCAAGTCACGGGCTACTTCGCGCCGACTGCGCGCTATGGCACGCCGGATGATTTCCGTTATCTCGTCAATGAACTTCATCGTCGCGGGATCGGGGTGATTCTCGACTGGGTGCCCGCACATTTCCCGACTGACGATTGGAGCCTCGGGCGCTTCGACGGGACCGCGCTTTACGAGCATCTCGATCCGCGTCTCGGCCATCACCCGGAGTGGAACACCTACGTATTTAACTTCGGACGTAACGAGGTGCGCTCGTTTCTCCTCTCGAGCGCGAATTACTGGCTCTCTGAGTTTCACGTCGACGGGCTGCGCGTCGATGCGGTCTCCTCGATGCTCTATCTGGATTATGCGCGTAGCGCGGGCGAATGGCTTCCCAACGCCTACGGCGGCCGCGAGAACCTCGCGGCGGTGTCGTTTTTGCGCATGCTCAATGAGCGTCTTTACGCGCGCCACCCGGGCATCGTGATGATCGCCGAGGAATCGACGGCGTGGCCCGCGGTCAGCCGCCCGCTTTATGTCGGCGGCCTCGGCTTCGGCTTCAAGTGGGACATGGGCTGGATGCATGACACGCTCGAATACTTCTCCAAGGATCCTATCTATCGCCGCTTTCATCATCGCGAACTGACGTTCGGCCTGCTCTACAGCTGGAGCGAAAACTTCGTCCTGCCGCTCTCCCACGACGAAGTTGTTTATGGCAAGCGCTCACTCCTAGCCAAGATGCCCGGCAGTCGCTGGGAGCGATTTGCTAATCTGCGCGCACTCTTCGGTTATCTGTGGGCGCGCTCGGGAAAGAAGGTTCTGTTTATGGGTGGCGAGTTGGGTCAGTGGAACGAGTGGAACCATGACGCGAGCCTCGACTGGCATCTGCTCGACGGCGACGGCACGGAACATCATGGCGTGCAGAACCTCGTGCGCGATCTTAATCGGCTCTATCGAGCCGAGCCTGCACTATACGAGGCCGATTGCATGCCCGCGGGTTTTCAGTGGATCGACGCCAACAACAGCGATGAAAACGTCATTGCGTTCGTCCGGATCGCTCCGTCGAGCGGGCGCAAGGTGATCTGCGTGTGCAACTTTTCGCCAATGGTGCGTGCAGGTTATCGCGTGGGCGTGCCTAGCGCCGGTTACTATCGCGAGATTCTCAACACGGACTCTGAGGTTTATGGCGGGGGCAATCGCGGCAACGCCGGCGGCCTATCTGCTGATGCGTTGCCCTGGCACGGGCTCCCCTATTCGCTGACGCTCGTCCTGCCGCCGCTTGCCGTGCTTTGGTTCGAGGCGCCGACGAACTGA
- the treY gene encoding malto-oligosyltrehalose synthase — protein sequence MIEPRATYRIQLTPGFGFDEVAAIAPYLADLGVSHVYLSPCFQAARGSTHGYDVVDYHRVSDALGGASAHARMGDALKRHGLALLVDLVPNHMAILGEQNPWWWDVLENGPSSNYASYFDVDWEPPEARLRNTLLMPVLGDQYGRILESGQIKLVREDASFRIRYHDQVYPVAPRSLYSIFADAAERCHSEDLAFIADALDWLPLPTLTDLTNVRRRHRDKAVLGRRISQLFAEQPEVPRAIDQIIGEINANPDLLHTLLERQNYRLAFWRTAGRDLGYRRFFDINSLIGLRMEERAVFDDTHLLVLRWLAEGSVDGVRIDHIDGLRAPRQYLERIREASQNAWIVVEKILAHKERLPAAWPVAGTTGYDFLNRSGGLFVDAAGETPLTEFYAEFTRDPVDFAALAREKKQLVLRSALGSDLNRLTAMFLEVCEGHRDHRDYTRHDLHEALITTISSFPVYRTYMSKDGDERSAEDEYYITIAIGGAKKLHPDLDASLFDFLRDLLLTRVPGALESEFALRFQQLTGSTMAKAVEDTAFYCFNRLVCLNEVGGDPARFGVGLEEFMRESAEIQRAWPRTMLATSTHDTKRSEDVRARLYLISEIPDRWIAAVRRWSELNAKYWQGEPDHSAEYLFYQTLTGAWPITTDRVVGYMRKAAREGKRHTSWIDPNLEYETRLVGFIESSLSSRTFVADLGEFVEPLIQAGRINSLAQTLLKLTAPGVPDVYQGCELWDLSLVDPDNRRPVDYAGRRALLAQAKRTPPTGIWSHADSGMPKLWLIHQALQLRKRCPELFGISGGFKPLSISGSHLNRVIAYARGGGAVAIAPRLMLGLGAGWADTSVDLPMGRWVNELTGESTTGGPTLLAELLRHFPVALLTRESSRS from the coding sequence ATGATCGAACCGCGCGCAACCTATCGCATTCAACTTACCCCCGGGTTTGGTTTCGACGAGGTCGCGGCTATCGCCCCATACCTCGCCGATCTGGGTGTGAGTCACGTCTATCTCTCGCCCTGCTTTCAGGCTGCGCGCGGCAGTACGCATGGTTACGACGTTGTCGATTATCACCGGGTCAGTGACGCGCTGGGTGGTGCGTCAGCTCATGCGCGCATGGGTGATGCCCTCAAGCGACACGGGCTGGCACTACTGGTCGATCTGGTACCCAATCACATGGCGATTTTGGGCGAGCAAAACCCCTGGTGGTGGGATGTGCTGGAAAACGGGCCTTCCAGCAACTACGCATCCTATTTTGATGTCGATTGGGAGCCACCCGAGGCCCGTTTGCGCAATACCCTATTAATGCCGGTGCTGGGCGACCAATACGGCCGGATACTTGAATCCGGCCAGATCAAGCTAGTGCGGGAAGACGCCAGCTTCCGTATCCGCTATCACGATCAGGTCTACCCGGTGGCCCCGCGCTCGCTCTATTCGATCTTCGCGGACGCCGCGGAACGCTGTCATTCTGAGGATCTTGCGTTCATCGCCGACGCCCTCGATTGGCTGCCCTTGCCTACTTTGACCGATCTCACAAACGTCCGCCGTCGCCATCGTGATAAGGCGGTGCTTGGAAGGCGTATCTCTCAACTCTTCGCGGAGCAACCCGAGGTCCCGCGGGCGATTGACCAAATCATCGGCGAAATCAATGCCAACCCCGATTTGTTGCACACACTACTAGAACGTCAAAACTACCGTCTCGCCTTTTGGCGAACTGCCGGTCGCGACCTCGGTTACCGTCGCTTCTTCGATATCAACTCCTTAATCGGACTGCGTATGGAGGAACGCGCGGTCTTTGATGATACGCATCTGTTAGTTCTGCGCTGGCTGGCGGAGGGATCGGTCGATGGGGTTCGCATAGATCATATCGACGGGCTGCGCGCTCCGCGCCAGTATCTCGAACGTATACGGGAGGCATCCCAAAATGCGTGGATCGTAGTCGAAAAGATTCTGGCGCACAAAGAGCGCCTGCCGGCTGCGTGGCCAGTTGCCGGCACCACCGGCTATGACTTCCTGAACCGCTCCGGCGGCCTGTTTGTTGATGCGGCCGGCGAAACCCCACTCACCGAGTTCTACGCCGAGTTTACCCGCGATCCGGTGGATTTCGCCGCGCTTGCCCGAGAGAAAAAACAACTCGTGCTGCGCAGTGCGCTCGGCAGCGATTTGAACCGCCTAACGGCGATGTTCCTCGAAGTATGCGAGGGCCATCGCGATCATCGGGATTATACACGTCATGATTTGCATGAAGCATTGATTACTACAATCTCGTCATTCCCGGTGTACCGTACCTACATGTCCAAAGATGGAGACGAGCGTAGCGCAGAGGACGAATACTACATCACGATTGCGATCGGTGGTGCAAAGAAATTGCATCCTGACCTCGACGCAAGTCTTTTCGACTTTCTGCGCGATCTCCTGCTAACCCGGGTTCCCGGTGCTCTGGAAAGCGAGTTCGCGCTGCGCTTTCAGCAATTGACTGGCTCCACGATGGCGAAGGCTGTCGAAGACACCGCCTTCTATTGTTTCAACCGCTTGGTGTGCCTTAACGAGGTCGGCGGCGACCCCGCCCGCTTTGGTGTCGGCCTCGAGGAATTTATGCGCGAGTCCGCAGAAATACAGCGTGCCTGGCCGCGCACGATGCTGGCGACTTCGACCCATGACACGAAGCGCAGCGAAGACGTCCGTGCCCGGCTCTATCTGATCTCAGAGATTCCTGATCGATGGATAGCGGCGGTGCGCCGATGGTCCGAGCTGAATGCAAAATACTGGCAGGGCGAACCCGACCATAGCGCAGAATATCTGTTTTATCAGACGCTGACCGGTGCGTGGCCGATCACTACCGATCGTGTCGTCGGCTACATGCGGAAAGCGGCGCGCGAAGGCAAACGCCACACCTCCTGGATCGATCCCAATCTCGAATATGAAACACGCCTGGTCGGCTTCATCGAATCTTCGCTCAGCAGCCGGACTTTTGTTGCCGATCTCGGAGAATTCGTCGAACCGCTGATTCAAGCGGGTCGGATTAATTCGTTAGCTCAGACGTTGCTTAAACTTACCGCGCCCGGCGTCCCGGATGTCTACCAAGGATGCGAACTATGGGACCTGAGTCTCGTCGATCCTGACAATCGCCGACCAGTCGATTACGCCGGCCGCCGCGCTCTTCTCGCTCAGGCCAAGCGCACTCCGCCGACCGGCATCTGGAGCCACGCTGATTCTGGAATGCCCAAGTTGTGGCTCATTCATCAAGCTCTTCAACTGCGCAAACGCTGTCCGGAGCTTTTCGGGATTAGCGGAGGATTCAAGCCCCTCAGCATCAGTGGCTCCCATCTCAATCGCGTTATCGCTTACGCACGCGGCGGCGGTGCGGTCGCAATTGCGCCACGACTCATGTTGGGACTCGGCGCCGGATGGGCGGATACCTCCGTCGATCTTCCGATGGGGCGTTGGGTTAATGAGTTGACTGGGGAATCGACGACTGGCGGTCCAACCCTTCTGGCAGAATTACTGAGACATTTTCCGGTCGCACTATTGACGCGCGAGAGCAGCAGATCGTGA